The genomic DNA CACCACACCTAAAAAACCAAATTCAGCTATGCGTAAAGTAGCTAGGGTTAGGCTAACAAATGGTAAAGAGGTTAATGCTTACATTGGTGGTGAAGGTCATAATTTACAAGAGCACTCTATTGTATTGGTTAGGGGTGGTAGAGTAAAAGACTTGCCAGGTGTAAGATACCACATCGTTCGTGGAGCTTTGGATACTTCTGGAGTAGACGGAAGAACACAAAGAAGGTCTAAGTATGGTACTAAGAGGCCTAAGAAATAGTAACAATTTTTAGTTAGAAGAAAATGAGGAAATCTAAACCAAAAAAGAGAATTATTCTTCCGGACCCAAAATTTAATGATGTTTTGGTAACGAAATTCGTGAACAACTTAATGTTCTCAGGAAAGAAGAATCTTTCATATAACATTTTTTACGAAGCAATCGAGATTGTAGGAGCGAAGATAAAAGACGAGAACAGCTTAGATGTTTTTAAGAAAGCTTTGTCTAATGTAACTCCAGCAGTAGAAGTTAGAAGCCGCAGAATAGGTGGTGCTACCTTCCAGATTCCTTCAGAAATTCGTCCTGGTCGTAAGCAATCCATAGGGATGAAAGCATTAATTGGTGCTTCGCGTAAACGCCACGAAAAAACAATGGGTGAGAGATTGGCCGGAGAGATTGTTGCAGCTTTTAAAGAGGAGGGGACTGCTTTCAAAAAGAAAGAAGAAACTCATCGTATGGCTGATGCAAACAAGGCTTTCTCACACTTCCGTTTCTAAGACGGGCAAGGGTTTACATATAAATTTAGATTAGAGATGTCTGAAAAACTAGAGTATAGAAGAAATATAGGCATTATGGCGCACATAGACGCGGGTAAGACCACGACTACTGAGCGCATTTTGTACTATACAGGTCGAAGTTATAAAATTGGTGAGGTCCACGACGGAGCTGCTACGATGGACTGGATGGTTCAGGAGCAGGAGCGAGGAATAACAATTACTTCAGCGGCAACCACTGTGTATTGGAACCGCAATAATATTAAGCATAAGATTAATATAATTGACACGCCGGGTCACGTAGATTTTACTGTAGAGGTAGAAAGATCGTTACGTGTACTGGATGGTGCTGTTGCTTTGTTTTGTGCTGTTGGTGGTGTTGAGCCACAGAGTGAAACTGTATGGCGTCAAGCTGATAAATATAATGTTCCTCGTATTGGATTCGTTAATAAAATGGATCGTACTGGAGCAGACTTTTTTGATGTTGTAGGTCAAGTAAGAGAGAAGTTAAAAGCAAATCCTGTTCCTCTTCAAATTCCAATTGGAGCTGAGGAGAAATTTGTAGGTGTTGTTGATTTAATTAGCAATAAAGCTTTTGTTTGGGATGAAGGATCGCAAGGTGTTGAAATCCGTGAGATTCCTGTTCCTGAAGATTTAGTGGATGTAGCTGCAGAATACAGGATGAAATTGATAGAGGGTGTTGCTGAGGAAAGTGATGAGCTTTTAGAAAAGTTTATGGACGATCCTAATAGTATTACCGAAGATGAAATTCATGTTGCTATTAGAAAAGCAACTGTTGAGATGAGAATTACTCCTATTATGTGTGGTTCGGCATTTAAAAACAAAGGTGTTCAGATGCTTTTGGATGCTGTTGTTGACTTCTTGCCTAGTCCTGCTGATCAGCCTGCGGTAACTGGTGTTCATCCAAGAACTGGAGAAGAGGAAACTCGTAGTATCGATGATACTAAATTTTCTGCTTTAGCATTTAAGATTGCAACTGACCCATTTGTTGGTCGTATTTGTTTCTTCCGTGTTTATAGTGGTAAATTAAAAGCAGGATCTTATGTGTTGAATGCTTCTACTGGTAAAAAAGAAAGAATTTCAAGGATTATGCAAATGCACTCCAATAAGCAAGAGCCTTTAGAGGAAATTGGTGTTGGTGATATTGGTGCAGCTGTAGGGTTCAAAACTATACGAACAGGTGATACTTTAACTGACTTAAGTAGTCCTATTGTTTTAGAGACTATGAAATTCCCAGAGCCAGTAATTAAAGTAGCTATTGAACCTAATACTCAGAAAGAAATGGATAAGCTAGGAATAGCTCTTCAAAAACTTGCTGAGGAGGATCCTACTTTTAGGGTACAAACTGATGAAGATACTGGACAGACCATTATTAGTGGGATGGGAGAGCTTCATCTAGATATCTTAGTGGATCGCTTGAAACGTGAATTTAAAGTAGATTGCACTCAGGGTCAGCCAATGGTTTCTTATAAAGAAGCTATTACTGCTTCGGTGAACCACCGTGAAGTATATAAAAAGCAGTCGGGTGGACGTGGTAAATTTGCTGATATCGTATTTGAAATGGGTCCTGCAGATGAAGGTTTTGTAGGTTTGCAGTTTGTCGACAGTGTTAAAGGTGGTAATATTCCTAAAGAATATATTCCGTCTATACAAAAAGGATTTACTATGGCTATGCAGAATGGTGTATTAGCTGGATACGGTGTCGATAGTTTAAAAGTAACTTTAACTGATGGTTCCTTCCATGCAGTGGATTCAGATCAATTGAGTTTTGAATTAGCCGCTAAATTAGCATTTAAAACAGCTGCTAAGAAAGCAAGTCCTGTTTTATTGGAGCCTATCATGAAAGTGGAAATTACAACCCCAGATGATTATTTAGGTGATGTAAGTGGTGACGTTAATCGTCGTCGTGGACAACTAGAAGGTATTGAAGCTAAATCAGGTTCTCAGGTAGTGAAAGCGAAAGTTCCATTGCGCGAGATGTTTGGTTATGTTACGGCTTTACGTACTATCACATCTGGAAGAGCTTCTTCAAGCATGGAATTCAGTCATTTTGCTGAAGCTCCAAAGTCTGTGGTGGAAGATGTAATGGGAGTGAAATAATATTCAGTTATCATATAAAAACAAGAATCGTGAGTCAGAGGATTAGAATTAAATTAAAATCGTATGATCATAATCTAGTTGACAAATCAGCTGAAAAGATTGTAAAAACTGTAAAAATTACAGGTGCAGTAGTTAATGGACCAATTCCATTACCAACTCATAAGAAAATCTATACAGTGAACAAATCAACATTTGTGAACAAGAAATCGAGAGAGCAATTCGAGTTGAACTCGTATAAAAGACTATTAGACATCTATAGCAGTAATGCTAAAACAATAGATTCTCTAATGCGTCTAGAGTTACCAAGTGGAGTTGAAGTAGAAATCAAAGTGTAATTTTAAAGGCTTTTTAAAATGTCAGGAATTATTGGAAAAAAAGTTGGGATGACCAGCATATTCGATGAAAATGGAAAAAACATTCCATGTACAGTAATCGAAGCTGGCCCCTGTGTAGTTACCCAAGTTCGTACCCTCGATAATGATGGTTACGAGGCTATTCAACTTGGCTATGACGACAAAAAAGAGAAGAATACCTCTAAAGCGTTGCGTGGTCACTTTGAAAAAGCCAAAACTACACCTAAGAGAGTTTTAATAGAATTCTCTAGATTCGAAGAAAAGAAAAAATTCGGTGAAAGTGTTACAGTTGAAGTATTCGCAGAAGGCGAGTATGTTGATGTAGCTGGTACCTCCAAAGGTAAAGGTTTCCAAGGTGTTGTAAAACGTCATGGATTTGCTGGAGTTAACGATGCTACTCACGGTCAGCACAACAGACTTAGAGCCCCTGGTTCAATCGGAGCGTCTTCATATCCTTCAAGAGTATTTAAAGGAATGAGAATGGCTGGTCAAATGGGTAATAAGAGAGTTAAAGTAATCAATTTACAAGTAGTAAAAATTGTACCTGAAAAGAACTTAATTGTAGTTAAGGGCTCTGTTCCAGGTTCAAAAGGATCATATTTAACAATTGAGAGATGGAAGTAGCAGTATATAGTGTAAGTGGAAAAGAAACCGGAAAGAAAGTTGTTCTGGATGAAAAAGTTTTTGGTATTGAACCAAATGATCATGCTATCTATCTAGCTGTGAAGCAGTACAATGCTAATCAAAGGCAAGGTACTCACAGTTCTAAAGAGGTAAGTATGCTTTCTGGTAGTACTAGGAAAATTAAGCGTCAAAAAGGTACAGGTACCGCTCGTGCTGGTAGCATCAAATCGCCTATTTTTAGAGGTGGTGCTCGCGTTTTTGGTCCTCAACCAAGAGTTTACAACTTTAAATTGAACAAGAAACTTAAGCGTTTGGCTCGTTTGTCAGCTTTAACTTATAAAGCTCAAGACTCAGCGATTAAAGTAATCGAAGACATCAATCTCGATAGTGCAAAAACCTCTCAAATGGTTAAGATTCTTAAGGATCTGGAATTGAGTGGAAAAAAGACACTAATCGTGTTGAATGATATAAATAATAATGTATATTTGTCGACTCGAAATTTACAGGGGGTTACAGTGTTAAGGGTTTCTGATTTAAATACTTATGAAATTCTTAAGGCAAAGAACCTAGTTATGGTAGAGAGTTCAGTGGAAGCTTTCTCTGAATTAGCATAGTTAGACTTGTAAATTCATCGATAATTTAAAAGACAAGAAAATGGGTATTATCATTAAGCCAATCATTACAGAGAAAATGACAGCGGTAACTGAAAAGTTTCCGAATCGTTATGGCTTTATTGTAAACAGAAATGCTAATAAAATCCAAATCAAAGCAGCTATTAAAGAGTTCTATGGTAAGGAAGCAGTTTCTGTTAATACAATGAATTATCTGGGCAAGTCAAAAAGTCGCTTTACAAAAGGTGGCTTTATCTCAGGAAAAGAAAATTCGTTTAAGAAGGCTATTGTGACTTTGGCCGAAGGCGAAACAATTGATTTTTATAGCAATATATAATTAGATGGCTTTAAAAAAATTCAAACCGACAACCCCGGGACAACGCTTTAAGTTAATAAGCACGTTCGACGATATTACCACCTCAACACCAGAGAAGAGTTTGTTGGAAGGTAAGAAAAAATCAGGTGGTAGAAACAGTAACGGGAAGATGACTATGCGCTATATAGGTGGTGGTCATAAAAAGAAGTATAGAATTATCGACTTTAAAAGAGATAAAGAAGGTATTCCTGCAAAAGTGAAAACGGTAGAGTATGATCCTAATAGATCGGCTCGTATCAGCTTATTAGTTTATGCTGATGGTGAGAAGAGATATATCATAGCTCCACATGGTATTGAAGTTGGACAAGAAGTTCTCAGCGGAAAAGATGCCACACCAGATGTAGGAAACACACTTTATTTAAGCGATATTCCATATGGTACAATCATTCATAATGTTGAATTGCGTCCTGGACAAGGAGCTAAAATGGCTCGTTCTGCAGGTAACTTTGCTCAACTAATGACTCGTGATGGTAAATTTGCAATCTTAAAAATGCCTAGTGGTGAAACAAGAATGATTCTTCAAACTTGTAAAGCTACAATCGGTATGGTATCTAACGGTGAACATAGTCTCGAAAGATCAGGTAAAGCTGGTAGAACTCGTTGGCAAGGTCGTCGTCCAAGAGTACGTGGTGTTGTAATGAATCCAGTTGATCACCCTATGGGTGGTGGTGAAGGCCGCCAGTCTGGAGGTCATCCAAGATCGCGTAATGGTATTCCTGCTAAAGGTTACAAAACTCGTAACAAGAAGAAGGATAGTAACAGGTATATCATCGATAGAAGAAAGAAGTAAGGAATTAAATATCATTAAATTATGAGTCGTTCATTAAAAAAAGGTCCATTTATCCATTATAAGCTAGAACAAAGAGTTCTTGCTAATGTGGAGGCAGACAAAAAAACTGTGGTTAAAACCTGGTCTAGAGCTTCTATGATATCTCCAGACTTCGTAGGACAAACCATAGCTGTTCATAATGGAAACAAATTTATTCCTGTTTACGTTACTGAGAATATGGTAGGTCATAAGTTAGGAGAATTTTCTCCAACTAGAATCTTCCGTGGACATGCAGGGAGCAAGAATAAAGGTAATAAATAAGAAAGATTGAATCACTATGGGATCCAGAAAACATAACACAGCAGAAAAGATCAAGGAAGCCAAAAAACAAGTGGCTTTTGCGAAATTGAATAACTGCCCCACATCTCCCCGAAAAATGAGATTGGTAGCAGACCTAGTGAGAGGAGAGAGCGTTGAAAAATCGTTATATATTTTGAAGCATTCACCAAAAGAAGCTTCAAATAGATTATATAAAGTTTTGCTTTCTGCCGTATCCAATTGGCAAGCTAAAAATACAGAAGAGCGCATGGAAGATGCTAATCTTTATGTGAAGGAAGTATATGTAGATAGCGGAAGACAATTGAAAAGAATTCAACCAGCACCACAAGGTCGTGCACATAGAGTTCGTAAGCGTTCTAATCACGTGACAGTAGTTGTTGATAGTAGAATTATTAAAGAAGAAAACTAATGGGACAAAAGACAAATCCAATCGGTTTAAGATTAGGAATCATCAAAGGATGGGACTCTAATTGGTTTGGTGGAAAGAAATTTGAAGAGAAATTGGTAGAAGACATGAAAATCAGAAAGTATCTTTCTGCACGTCTTAGTAAAGCCAGTGTTGCTAAAATCGCCATCGAACGTACTCTAAAATTAGTAACTATTACTGTTCACACTGCTCGTCCAGGTATCATTATTGGTAAAGGTGGTCAAGAGGTTGATAAACTAAAAGAAGAGTTAAAAAAACTCACTAAGAAAGAAGTTCAAATTAATATCTCAGAGATTAAACGCCCTGAATTAGAGGCAAGTTTAGTGGCTAAGAATGTAGCAAGTCAGATTGAAGGAAGAATTTCTTTCCGTCGTGCGATTAAAACTTCTATTGCATCTACTATGAGAGCTGGTGCCGAAGGCATCAAAATTCTTATTAGTGGTCGTGTAGGTGGTGCCGAAATGGCCCGTTCCGAAATGTATAAAGATGGTCGTATTCCATTGCACACTTTAAGAGCAGACATCGATTATTCACTAGCAGAAGCTCACACTACTTATGGCCGTATTGGTATTAAAGTGTGGATATGTAAAGGTGAGATCTATGGTAAACCAGAATTGGTTCCAACAGGTGCTCCTGAAAAAGGTGGAAAACAACGTCCCCATCAACAAAGAAGAAGAAAATAAATAGGAATAAGTAAATAAGTTTTAGATATGTTACAGCCTAGAAAAACAAAGTTCAGAAAGATGCAAAAAGGTAGAATGAAGGGCAACGCTCAGCGTGGTCACGAATTAGCTTTTGGCTCTTTTGGAATTAAATCTCTGGAAGAAACCTGGATGACAGGTAGACAAATCGAAGCAGCTCGTCAGGCTATTACTCGTAAGATGAAGCGACAAGGGCAACTTTGGATTAGAGTCTTTCCAGATAAACCAGTAACTAAAAAACCAGCTGAAGTAAGAATGGGAAAAGGTAAAGGTGCCCCTGAATTATTTGTAGCTCGTGTTTCACCAGGTAGAATAATTTTTGAATCTGCAGGTGTGGATTTCGCCACTGCTAAAGAGTCTATGAGACTTGGTGCGCAAAAATTGCCTGTTCTTACAAAATTTGTAGTTCGAAGAGATTACGTAGAAGATTAAAAAATTACGAAGATGAAAAATTCAGAAATAAAAGAATTATCTACCAAAGATATACAGGAAAAACTAGAAGATCAAAAAATGATCCTCGATAAAGCCCGTTTAAATCATGCCGTTTCTCCATTGGAAAACCCCAATGTGTTAAAAGAGTATAGAAAAACTATTGCAAGGTTAATGACTGAATTAAACAACAGACAACCAGCAGATAAATAATTTTTGAAATGGAAAGAAATTTAAGAAAAGAGAGAGTTGGGCTCGTTGTTAGCAATAAAATGGACCGTTCCATTGTGGTGGAGATTGAAACGAAAAAAAAGCACCCCATTTATGGTAAGTTCGTAAAGCAGACCAACAAGCTCATGGCTCATGACGATGCTAATGATTGTAACATTGGTGACACTGTTAAAATCATGGAAACTCGTCCTTTGAGCAAGAATAAGCGTTGGAGACTAGTAGAAATCATTGAAAGAGCTAAATAATTATGTTACAACAAGAAAGTAGAAGTGGTGTTGCGGACAACAGTGGTGCTAAAGAGGTACTTGTTATTAAGGTCTTAGGTGGTACTGGTCGTCGCTATGCATCATTAGGTGATAAAGTAGTAGTTACCGTAAAATCAGCTGTTCCAAGTAGTGGTATGAAAAAAGGTACCGTTGTTACAGCCGTTGTAGTTCGTACTAAAAAAGAAGTGAGAAGACCTGATGGTTCTTATATTCGCTTTGATGATAATGCGGTTGTTTTATTAAACGCTGCTGGAGAGATGTCAGGAACGCGTATTTTTGGTCCTGTTGCTCGCGAATTACGTGAAAAAGATTTTATGAAAATTGTTTCTCTTGCACCTGAGGTGTTATAAAAAGAATAAACTATGAGTGTAAAATTAAATATTAAAAAGGGAGATACTGTTAAGGTAATCAGTGGCGAGTCTAAAGGAAAACAAGGACGAGTTTTAAGAATTGATGCTGCAACAGGAAGAGCCGTTGTTGAAGGTGCTAATCTTATAAAGAAGCACTCTAAACCAAATGCTCAAAATCCCCAGGGTGGAATAGTTGAGCAAGAAGCTCCTATTCATATGTCCAATCTTATGATTGTGGACGCTAAAGGAAATACCACCCGAATCGGTAAGAAAATAGATGAAAAAACTGGAAAATCAGTAAGATTTTCAAAAAAATCAGGGGAGGTGATTAAATAATGTACACACCAAGATTACAGGAAAAATATTCCAAAGAAGTTGCACCTGCTTTAATGAAGGAGTTTGGCTATACAAGCAGTATGCAAATACCCAAGATTACGAAAATTTCGTTGAATCAAGGATTAGGTGAAGCTATTACCGATAAGAAAAGAATCGATACTGGTCTAGAAGAAATGACAATGATTGCTGGTCAAAGAGCAGTCTCTACTAAGTCTAAAAGAGATATCTCTAACTTTAAGGTTAGAAAAGGTATGCCAATTGGAGTTAGAGTTACTTTAAGAAGACAAAACATGTATGAATTTTTTGATCGTTTGGTATCAGTTTCTATTCCTCGTGTACGTGACTTCCGTGGTATCAATGAAAAAGGTTTTGATGGACGTGGCAACTTTACTTTCGGAGTTCCAGAACAAATCATTTTCCCTGAAATTGATATCGATAAAGTAACAAAAATCAATGGTATGAATATTACTATTGTTACCTCAGCTAAAACTGATAAAGAGTGCTACGCTCTATTAAAAGAATTTGGCTTCCCATTCAAAAACAATAAAAAGAGTTAATTATGGCTAAAGAATCAATGAAAGCGAGAGAAGTCAAAAGACAAAAACTCGTTGATAAATATGCTAATAAAAGAGCTGAATTGAAAGCTGCTGGTGATAATGTTGGACTACAAAAGTTACCTAGAAATTCAAATCCAATTCGCCTTCATAATCGCTGTAAATTGACTGGTAGACCTAAAGGTTATATGCGTCAGTTTGGAGTATCACGTATTAATTTCCGTGAAATGGCAAATAATGGGTTGATTCCTGGTGTTAAGAAAGCCAGTTGGTAATTTTTAATTTATAAAAACGGATAATAATGAATACAGATCCAATTGCAGATTACTTAACAAGATTAAGAAACGCCATAAGTGCTAATCATAGAATCGTTGATGTTCCTCATTCTAAATTGAAACTGAACATTACAAAGATTTTGTTTGAAAAGGGATATATTCTTCAATACAAAGTTGAAAATGAAGGTACTATCGATAGCAATATTAAAATCGCTTTAAAATATCACCCACAAACAAAAATGAGTGCTATTAAAGAGTTGAAGCGTGTGAGTAAGCCAGGTTTGCGTGTTTATAAAGGCGCTGACGATTTACCACGTGTTATTAATGGTCTTGGAGTGGCTATCATCTCTACATCTAAAGGTGTAATTACTGATAAAGAAGCTCGCAGAGAGAACATTGGTGGTGAAATATTATGTTACGTAAGTTAATTAGAGGAGAATAATAATGTCAAGAATCGGAAAATTACCCATTCCTGTTACCTCAGGAGTTACTGTTGAAGTTTCAAAAGAAAACTTGGTCACAGTAAAGGGAAAATTAGGCGAATTGCAACAACAAGTAGATCCTGCTATTACTCTTAAAATAGAGGATGGAATAGTTACTTTAGATCGTGCTACAGAATCAAAAGACCATCGCTCAAAGCATGGATTATATAGATCTTTGATTTCAAACATGATTCAAGGTGTTTCAGAAGGATTCAAAACGGTACAAGAATTAGTTGGTGTAGGTTATAAAGTAGATGTTCAAGGTCAAGTTTTAGACTTTGCTTTGGGTTTCTCTCACCATGTGTATTTTGTGCTTCCTGAAGAAGTAAAGGCAGAAGCTGTTACTGAAAGAGGTAAGAATCCTACCTTAACTATGACTTCACACGATAAGCAATTATTAGGTCAAGTTGCAGCTAAAGTAAGATCATTACGTAAGCCTGAGCCATATAAAGGAAAGGGAATCAAATTCCAAGGTGAAGAGCTTAGAAAGAAAGTTGGTAAATCAGCCGCTAAGTAATAATTAATTATACTTGCCTGGTGATAAAGCCAGGGAATTAATGTCTTTAGAAAATGAAAGTAAAGAACAGAAAAGAGTATCGTAGACTCAAAATAAAGAGACGTATCAGAAAGACCGTTGAAGGTAGTGCTGTTCGTCCAAGAATGACTGTTTTTAGAAGTAATAAACAGATTTATGTTCAGCTTGTGGATGATGCTGCAGGACATACTGTACTTGCTGCTTCTTCAACAGAGGAGAATATTGTCGGACAAAAAGTAACAAAAATTGAACAGGCTGCATTAGTAGGTAAACTCGTTGCCGAAAAAGCAAAAGAAGCTGGTATCACCGAAGTTGTTTTTGATCGTAACGGATATTTGTATCATGGTCGTATTAAATCATTAGCTGAAGCTGCTAGAACTAGCGGCCTAAAATTATAATCAATTATGGCAAATAAGAATTTAAAAAGAGTAAAATCCAGCGAAATTGAATTCAAAGATAGACTGGTTAGTATTCAAAGAGTAACAAAAGTTACAAAAGGTGGTAGAACCTTTAGCTTTTCAGCTATTGTTGTAGTTGGAAACGAGAATGGTGTCGTAGGTTATGGTTTAGGTAAAGCAAACGAAGTATCTGCAGCAATTGCTAAAGGTGTTGATGATGCTAAGAAACATTTAATAAAAATTCCTGTTCTTAAAGGAACATTACCTCACGAACAAACTGGCCGCTATAGCGGTGCACGAGTATTTATGAAGCCTGCTGCTCCTGGTACTGGAGTAATTGCTGGTGGAGCGATGCGTGCTGTTTTTGAGAGTGTGGGAGTTAAGGATGTATTAGCAAAATCTAAAGGTTCATCAAATCCACACTCAGTGGTAAAGGCGACTATAGATGCTTTGACTAACCTCAGAGATCCAAAAACAATAGCACAGCTTAGAAATGTTGATTTAGACACAGTATTTAACGGATAAAATCAGGCATAATGGAAAGAAAAGTAAGAATCAAGCAGGTAAGAAGTAGAATTGGTCATCCAAAAGATCAAAAAGCAACCCTTGACGCTCTTGGCCTGACTAAAATGAATCAGGTTAAAGAACTAACGTTGAATGGTCCTTTAGAGGGTATGGTCAACAAAGTGAAACATTTATTACTAATCGAAGAAATTTAAATTATATAATCATGGATTTAAGTAATTTAAAACCGGCAGAGGGAGCAACTCACTCAGATAAAAGAATTGGTCGTGGACAAGGATCTGGCAAAGGTGGAACATCTACTAGAGGTCATAAAGGTGCAAAGTCACGTTCTGGTTACAAACGTAAAAGAGGATTTGAAGGTGGTCAAATGCCATTATTCAGACGCGTTCCTAAATTTGGTTTCAAAAATATAAATAGAGTAGAGTATCGCGGTATTAACGTGGACGCTATTCAGAAAATTGCTGAAGAATTAGAACTTCAAGCAATAACAATAGACGTTTTAATTGAGAATGGTTTGGTTAACAAGAAAGATAGAGTTAAAGTATTGGGAAGAGGTGAGTTGACAGCTAAAGTGGACATAACAGCCCATGCCTTTTCTGCGTCTGCAACTAAATTAATCGAAGCACAAGGTGGTACAGCAACTACCATTTAAAACCAATTTTCATGAAAAAACTAATCGAAACTATTAGAAATATCTTTAAAATAGAGGATCTTCGCAAGAGGATTCTCTATACCTTAGGTGTTATTCTGATATATAGACTGGGATCTTATGTGGTTCTGCCAGGTGTAGATCCTACTCAGTTAGCAGCATTAAAAAATCAAACTGATTCAGGATTATTAGGCTTATTGAATATGTTCTCTGGTGGAGCATTTTCTAATGCATCTATTTTTGCATTGGGTATCATGCCTTATATTTCTGCTTCTATTGTGATTCAGCTGTTAGGAATGGCTATTCCCTATTTTCAGAAACTACAGAAAGAAGGAGAAAGTGGAAGAAATAAAATCAATCAAATTACACGTTGGTTAACTGTTGCAATTACTGCATTTCAGGCTCCAGCGTATATTACTAATTTGATTTCTCAACTTCCTGCACAAGCAATTTCACCTTTTGACCCTAATATTACATCTCCTACTACATTTTTTTGGATATCTAGCATCCTAATATTAGTTGCTGGAACTTTATTTGTAATGTGGTTAGGTGAAAGAATTACAGAAAAAGGAATTGGAAACGGTATCTCTCTTATCATTATGATAGGTATTATTGCGAACTTACCTTTCGCTTTATTCAGTGAGTTTGCTTCTCGTATGGAGCAGTCTGGAGGAGGATTGGTGGTGTTTATTATTGAAATTGCAGTATTAGTATTTGTTGTGCTGTTAACTATTCTTCTTGTACAAGGTACACGCCGTATTCCAGTGCAGTATGCTAAAAGAATTGTTGGTAATAAACAGTATGGTGGTGTTCGCCAGTATATTCCTTTAAAGGTTAATGCTGCAGGTGTTATGCCTATCATCTTTGCTCAGGCAATTATGTTCTTACCCATTACTTTTGCTGGTTTTTCTGAATCAGAAGGAATGAGTGCTTTTGCAGCAACTTTTTCCAATATCAATGGGTTTTGGTATAACTTAGTATTCTTTATCGTTATTATTATCTTCACCTATTTCTATACAGCGGTTACAATTAACCCTAATCAAATGGCTGATGATATGAAGAAAAATGGTGGTTTTATTCCCGGTGTTA from Lentimicrobium sp. L6 includes the following:
- the secY gene encoding preprotein translocase subunit SecY, whose product is MKKLIETIRNIFKIEDLRKRILYTLGVILIYRLGSYVVLPGVDPTQLAALKNQTDSGLLGLLNMFSGGAFSNASIFALGIMPYISASIVIQLLGMAIPYFQKLQKEGESGRNKINQITRWLTVAITAFQAPAYITNLISQLPAQAISPFDPNITSPTTFFWISSILILVAGTLFVMWLGERITEKGIGNGISLIIMIGIIANLPFALFSEFASRMEQSGGGLVVFIIEIAVLVFVVLLTILLVQGTRRIPVQYAKRIVGNKQYGGVRQYIPLKVNAAGVMPIIFAQAIMFLPITFAGFSESEGMSAFAATFSNINGFWYNLVFFIVIIIFTYFYTAVTINPNQMADDMKKNGGFIPGVKPGKKTAEFLDDVMSKITLPGSIFLGLVAIMPAFVSVVGVSSQFAQFYGGTSLLIMVGVVLDTLQQIESHLLMRHYDGLTKSGRIKGRGGAASGM